The Oscillatoria acuminata PCC 6304 genomic interval AAAACCTCTTTAAATCATCTGACAGTTCAGGCCAGCAATTTGCTGCCGATCCAGTTGCCTGCCAATGCCACATCGACACCCAACTGTAAACGGTTTCGATATAGCATCTGACGTAATTTCAGCGTCCAGATGCTCCCTGACGGTAAAATTCCTGATAAAAATAGTAGCATATTGGCGGGAGCAGGGGATGAGAAGCGTCACCTCAAATCTGGCAGTTGGCAACGGATGAGGGTCAGAAACCCGGTTGCTTGTCCCGGGGTTCTCATCCTGCCTCGGACGTCTTGGGAACGCCACAGGCATTAACCGGGGGTCTCCAAATTTCCTCAAGAGTATGTCAAAATATCGATGCAAACGCGATCGAGCAATTGAGTAGGAGATTTGTCGTGGAATCCCGTTATAATCCCGCATCCCTTGAGGAAAAGTGGCAACAAACTTGGACTGAACGCCAGTTATATCAAACCCCAGAAACCCGCGATCGGCCTAAATTTTATGCCCTGTCCATGTTTCCCTATCCCTCGGGAAGCCTGCACATGGGTCATGTCCGAGTCTACACCATCACCGACGTGATTGGCCGTCTCAAGCGGATGCAAGGGTATCGCGTCCTGAATCCAATGGGATGGGATGCCTTTGGACTCCCGGCAGAAAATGCCGCCATTGAACGCGGGATTCATCCGGCGAAGTGGACCTATCAAAATATCGCCCAGATGAAACAACAACTGGAACGTCTGGGAATTGCCTTCGATTGGACTAGAGAAGTCGCCACTTGTTCCCCGGACTATTACAAATGGACCCAGTGGATATTTTTGCAGTTTTTTAATGCGGGACTTGCTTACCAAAAAGAAGCGGCAGTCAACTGGGACCCCATCGACCAAACCGTCCTCGCCAATGAACAAGTGGATAACGAGGGTCGGTCCTGGCGATCGGGGGCCAAAGTTGAGCGGAAATTGCTCAAACAATGGTTCTTCAAAATTACCGATTATGCTGAACAATTACTCCAAGATTTAGACCAATTAACGGGATGGCCGGAACGGGTTAAACTCATGCAAGCCAACTGGATTGGTAAATCCGTCGGCGCTTATTTAGAATTCCCCATTGTTGACAGTACGGAAAAAGTTGCAGTCTTTACCACCCGTCCCGATACGGTTTATGGGGTAACTTATGTAGTCTTAGCCCCGGAACATCCCTTAACCCGACAAGTCACCACGAGCGATCGATTAGCAGCAGTTGAATCCTTCATTGCAGAAGTTAGCAATCAAAGCGAATTAGAACGCACTGCCGACGATAAACCAAAACGGGGAATTCCAACAGGAGGAACGGCAATTAATCCCTTTACGGGGGAAGAAATTCCGATATGGATTGCCGATTATGTCCTCTATGAATATGGAACCGGCGCTGTGATGGGAGTTCCCGCCCATGATGTCCGGGATTTCAAATTTGCCCGGGAACAGAACTTACCCATTAAACAAGTAATTGTTCGCGCCGATGCTGCGGATGAAAAAGCTCAGTTAAAAGAGGCTTATACCGAACCCGGAATTGTGATTAATTCCGAGCTTTTCAATGGCATGGAATCCCCCACGGCTAAAGGAGAAATTATCGCCTATGCCGAAAAGCAAAAATGGGGGAAAGCGCGGGTCCAATATCGCCTCAGAGATTGGCTGATTTCCCGTCAACGATACTGGGGTGCACCGATTCCCGTGATTCACTGTCCCAGTTGCGGGGCCGTCCCCGTTCCCGATGAAGATTTACCCGTGCAATTGCCGGAAGATGTGGCCTTTTCCGGACGGGGATTATCTCCCTTATCCCAATTAGAAAGTTGGGTGAATGTGCCTTGTCCCAGTTGTGGAGAACCGGCCAAACGAGAAACCGATACGATGGATACGTTTATCGATTCATCCTGGTATTTCTTGCGCTATCCCGATGCTCAAAATGCCGACAAAGCCTTTGATACCCAGCAGGTGAATGATTGGTTGCCGGTGGATCAATATGTGGGGGGAATTGAACACGCGATTTTGCATTTACTCTATTCTCGATTCTTTACCAAAGTCTTGCGCGATCGAGGTTTGTTGAACTTTGATGAACCGTTCCAACGCCTGCTGACGCAGGGGATGGTCCAGGGTTTAACCTACAAAAATCCGCAAACCGGGAAATACATTCCCTCGGCCCAAGTGAATGCCAGTGACCCGAAAGACCCGGAAATGGGAGAACCCTTACAAGTCTTCTATGAGAAGATGTCCAAATCCAAATATAACGGTGTTGACCCGTTAGAAGTGTTGGGAAACTATGGGGCGGATACGGCGCGGATGTTTATTTTGTTTAAAGCGCCACCGGAGAAAGATTTAGAATGGGAAGATGCCGACGTTGAAGGACAATTCCGCTTTTTAAATCGGGTCTGGCGGTTGGTGACGGAATATGCGGAAACCACTCCCGCCAAACAGGTGAAAGGGGAGTTGAGCAAAGCTGAAAAAGAATTGCGACGGGCGATTCATACGGCGATTAAAGAAATCACCGAGGATTTAGACGGGGAGTATCAGTTTAATACAGCAGTTTCGGAGTTGATGAAACTCAGTAATGCCTTGAATGATGCGGACTGTAAAAATTCGGCAATTTATACCGAAGGGATTAAAACCCTGTTGATTTTGTTGGCCCCCTTTGCACCCCATATTGCCGAGGAATTGTGGCAGGGAATTGGGAATCAGACCTCAGTGCATGAGCAATCTTGGCCTGGGGTAGATTTGGATGCATTGGTGGTGGATGAAATCACCTTAGTGATTCAAATTAGTGGCAAAACCCGGGGGACGATTCAGGTTCCTGCACAAGCAACTCGGGAGGAGTTGGAACAATATGCGCGGGAGTCGGAAGTGGCGCAGAAGTATATTGCAGGACAGGAGATTAAAAAGGCGATCGTTGTTCCCGGTAAGTTAGTGAATTTTGTGCTGGGGAAATAGTATATAGACGCGCGGGGGTTCACTCCTCAAGTCAGGCGGGGGTTCAAACCCCCGCCTGACTTGAGAATGGTGCTTGACATGGCTAGGTTAGCCAACATTAGCTATTTGTCCGGGGATTCAGGAGTTGCTCAAATTCAGCTATGGAACCCACAGAAATGGTTTGGCGATGTAGCTGTTTTAGAGTCGGAATCTCCTCCAGACGATTCACTGCTTCTACCACGGACGGAGGGACTTCCCCAAACCGAACTTGCAAAAGCTCTAAGATATTCTCACGCTGAGTTTGCAAGGTTCCCCGTTGGAGGCCCTGTTCGAGTCCCTGTTCCATTGCTTCTTCTCGGATGAGTTCTTCCATTGGACTAATGAATGGCATTTGTCTTTCCTCCCGATATTCAATGAGTTGGGTTCTTAATTGTTGTTCGAGTTGTTTCGGTAGAGTTCGGATGTGCTAATGCAAGCCGATCGCAGGTTAGGGGAGGGTCCAAAAAATGCGATCGGCACTTGCTGACCAGGACTTACACATGATTGAATAGCAAACCCTAAATGTAGGGTTTATGCGTAAGTCCTGTCACCTTAGCTATCGGTCCTGGGATTCAGAAGTTGCTCAAATTCAGCTATGGAACCCACAGAAATGGTTGGACGCAGTAGCTGTTTTAGAGTCGTAATCTCCTCCAGACGATTCACCGCTTCTACCACGGACGGAGGGACTTCTCCAAACCGAACTTGTAAAAGCTCTAAGATATTCTCCCGCTGATTTCGCAAGGTTCCCTGTTCGAGTCCCTGTTCCATTGCTTCTTCTCGGATGAGTTCTTCCATCGGACTGATGAATGGCATTTGTCGTTCCTCCCGATATTCAATGAGTTGGGTTCTTAATTGTTGTTCGAGTTGTTTCGGTAGGGTCATCATGCGATCGATGAACCGGAATAAGTTCTCTACTTCTTCTCGACGATATCTTCGTTCAAACAGGGAACGGATTAGGATCCATTTCCACTGTTTTCGTTCGTCCATTTTGCGGTTGGTGGCCTGGGTTTTTAAATGGGCCATGACCATGAGGGCAAACGGATTCTGTTCTGATTCTAACTCTTCCCACCGGGTTTGGTAGTCTAAGAGTTTGACTATGGGAAATTTCAGTTTGAGCTCATATCCATCGAGGATATAAGCATATTCGGTGGGTTGCCAAGTGGGGTTGTCGTCCCCTAAAATGGCGAGACTGACAACGGGTTTGTCGTACTGGTCAAAAGCGCGGTAGTTATAGCGATAGATACGTTTGGGAAAGTCGATAACGGATTGACTTTGGATTTCGACGTGAATCAATATCCAGAGGATAGTGCCGGTGATGAGTTTAACTTCAAATAGTTTGTCGGGAAATTGGGTGCCGGTGTCGGAGTCGCGGCCTAGTTCTAGGAGTTCTTTGTCTAGGGACTGATAGGGTTGACTCCAGTCGATTTGACTATGAATGAGGGGGAAGAAGAAGCTGAGGAATGGCTCAAAGTAGAGGGTGAGGGGTTTGTTTTCCACGGGGCATCATAGTCCGCCTTTACGGATTCATATTCCATGATGAATGATTGTTTTTTACTGGTTTTATTATACAGCAGATTTTGGTGTTATTCGTTAGTTAGTCAAGGAATTTTGTAAAAAGTTGTGGCAGCCACCATAGTTATGAGATACATTTTGGAGTGCGAGCATCTTGCTCGCTTTTTATAATAGCGAGCAAGATGCTCGCACTCCTCTAAATACCTGTATCTCATGAGTCCAGAAATCGCTATAATCCAATGATTTTTAGGAATACAGGAGAGCCTAAAGAGGGTTTGCAGACCAAACTTTACATGAAACAAGGATTTTTGTGATTAAATTTATCCCCTTGACAGGGCTACCCCTAAAGGGGTGACACTCAAGGTTTGTAATAATATCCTAAGTGATTCATAGAGGTTCAATGCAATGGAAGCGATCGCCTTAACAGTTATTCCCCATCACACCCGGGATGGGATTCGGTATCAACATATCCGCATCGAGATAATCAGCGATGACGGGATTGTAGAACCCGATGACCTGAAATCCCTGGAATTGCCGCCCCTGGATGGGTCTCAAGGGGTGGTGTTTGAGGGGAAATCTCCGATTTGGGTCTATGCCTATCTGACCCATGAGGCCCATGCCACCGCCTGGGTGGGTTGTTATGACCCGCGTCTGAAAGGGGCGGTGGTGGTGGCAACTCACACTCGCGGGGTGGGGGTGGGTTCGGTGCTGCCGTTGGAGTTACCGGCATGAGTGGGAGGGTACAATTGACCGTGAACGAGTTGCAGGCGCGCAATGGTGAGTTGTATCAATGTTTGGAAATTGCCACCTCGGGGAAGATTGAACCGGAATTGCTGGGTTCTCTCACTTTGCCCCGGGAACTGGATTTTTCCAAAGGTATCATCTTGTGGGGGGCGGCCCCGATTTGGTTTACGAGTC includes:
- the crn3 gene encoding CRISPR-associated ring nuclease Crn3/Csx3; the encoded protein is MEAIALTVIPHHTRDGIRYQHIRIEIISDDGIVEPDDLKSLELPPLDGSQGVVFEGKSPIWVYAYLTHEAHATAWVGCYDPRLKGAVVVATHTRGVGVGSVLPLELPA
- the leuS gene encoding leucine--tRNA ligase is translated as MESRYNPASLEEKWQQTWTERQLYQTPETRDRPKFYALSMFPYPSGSLHMGHVRVYTITDVIGRLKRMQGYRVLNPMGWDAFGLPAENAAIERGIHPAKWTYQNIAQMKQQLERLGIAFDWTREVATCSPDYYKWTQWIFLQFFNAGLAYQKEAAVNWDPIDQTVLANEQVDNEGRSWRSGAKVERKLLKQWFFKITDYAEQLLQDLDQLTGWPERVKLMQANWIGKSVGAYLEFPIVDSTEKVAVFTTRPDTVYGVTYVVLAPEHPLTRQVTTSDRLAAVESFIAEVSNQSELERTADDKPKRGIPTGGTAINPFTGEEIPIWIADYVLYEYGTGAVMGVPAHDVRDFKFAREQNLPIKQVIVRADAADEKAQLKEAYTEPGIVINSELFNGMESPTAKGEIIAYAEKQKWGKARVQYRLRDWLISRQRYWGAPIPVIHCPSCGAVPVPDEDLPVQLPEDVAFSGRGLSPLSQLESWVNVPCPSCGEPAKRETDTMDTFIDSSWYFLRYPDAQNADKAFDTQQVNDWLPVDQYVGGIEHAILHLLYSRFFTKVLRDRGLLNFDEPFQRLLTQGMVQGLTYKNPQTGKYIPSAQVNASDPKDPEMGEPLQVFYEKMSKSKYNGVDPLEVLGNYGADTARMFILFKAPPEKDLEWEDADVEGQFRFLNRVWRLVTEYAETTPAKQVKGELSKAEKELRRAIHTAIKEITEDLDGEYQFNTAVSELMKLSNALNDADCKNSAIYTEGIKTLLILLAPFAPHIAEELWQGIGNQTSVHEQSWPGVDLDALVVDEITLVIQISGKTRGTIQVPAQATREELEQYARESEVAQKYIAGQEIKKAIVVPGKLVNFVLGK